In Acinetobacter pittii, one genomic interval encodes:
- a CDS encoding 5'-methylthioadenosine/S-adenosylhomocysteine nucleosidase — translation MQFKCAFGVISLCSALFLVGCNDDNSSVSQTPTVQEQKQKLQPIIIQGALPVESERMASKLENKTVEEIGGWKFWKGTYNGYPVIISKTRMGMSNSAAATALAIERYKPIAIINQGTAGGHDPDLHVYDIVLGKYATNIGAFRTPKQPVGAGSDSLTWNEAFDVLPTDESDPEPIAIRKFEGDQELLMAAHKVRYDKGDIIEGTIGSADVWNNELDRIQFFHQRYGTSVEEMEAASVAQIASQFNVPFLGIRILSNNITNNGAYDPGTGEACQEYVLNVAEEYMKSKLSK, via the coding sequence ATGCAATTTAAATGTGCTTTTGGCGTAATCAGTTTATGTAGCGCTTTATTTTTAGTGGGATGTAATGATGACAACTCATCTGTCTCACAAACACCAACCGTTCAGGAACAAAAACAGAAATTACAGCCGATCATTATTCAGGGTGCTTTGCCAGTAGAATCGGAAAGAATGGCTTCAAAATTGGAGAATAAGACTGTTGAAGAAATCGGTGGGTGGAAATTCTGGAAGGGTACCTATAACGGATATCCAGTGATTATTTCTAAAACCCGTATGGGGATGAGTAACTCAGCTGCTGCGACGGCTTTAGCTATTGAACGTTATAAACCGATTGCGATTATTAATCAGGGAACAGCAGGTGGACACGACCCAGATCTACATGTTTACGATATTGTTTTAGGAAAATATGCAACCAATATTGGAGCATTTAGAACGCCTAAACAGCCAGTAGGTGCTGGTTCAGACTCACTCACATGGAATGAGGCTTTTGATGTTTTGCCAACAGATGAATCTGATCCAGAGCCTATTGCAATACGCAAATTTGAAGGTGACCAAGAGTTATTAATGGCGGCCCATAAAGTCCGTTATGACAAAGGTGATATTATTGAAGGAACGATTGGTTCAGCAGATGTTTGGAATAATGAGCTAGACCGTATTCAATTTTTCCATCAGCGTTATGGCACTTCTGTTGAGGAAATGGAAGCAGCTTCTGTTGCACAAATCGCAAGCCAGTTTAATGTTCCTTTCCTCGGTATTCGAATCTTATCTAATAATATTACCAATAATGGAGCTTATGACCCAGGTACGGGAGAGGCTTGCCAAGAGTATGTACTTAATGTGGCTGAAGAGTATATGAAATCAAAACTATCAAAATGA
- the apbC gene encoding iron-sulfur cluster carrier protein ApbC, whose product MSWLSSLKSVFSPAQEVKEDEIQTVLQNYLLPHSKDALKDRISQLQVQGRVLQLTINTFPDEKEHLQQIHDDLASALEKCGIEELNLHVVQQKRPAQESSNLPPVLDASPKSEPDPNNPPIQKAAPQQRDVPLHPRIKNVILVSSGKGGVGKSTTTVNLALALQKMGLKVGVLDADIYGPSIPTMLGNAGKTPLIESENFVPLDAYGMAVLSIGHLTGDNNTPVAWRGPKATGALMQLFNQTLWPDLDVLMIDMPPGTGDIQLTLAQRIPVTGSIIVTTPQNVALLDATKGIELFNKVGIPVLGVVENMSTHICSNCGHEEQIFGIGGGDKLSEQYHIPLLGRLPLNAQIREHADQGKPSVVVMDDAADSYIDIAKAVWQQIEKVPQRARDDKRIF is encoded by the coding sequence ATGTCTTGGCTTTCTTCATTAAAGTCCGTTTTTTCACCCGCACAAGAAGTGAAAGAAGATGAAATCCAAACCGTACTCCAGAATTATTTATTACCGCATTCAAAAGATGCTTTAAAAGATCGCATTAGCCAGCTCCAAGTTCAGGGTCGTGTGTTACAACTTACTATTAATACATTTCCTGATGAAAAAGAGCATTTGCAGCAAATCCATGATGACTTAGCTAGTGCATTAGAAAAGTGTGGTATAGAAGAACTTAACTTACACGTAGTTCAACAAAAGCGTCCTGCACAAGAAAGTTCGAACTTACCTCCTGTACTTGATGCTTCACCTAAATCAGAACCTGATCCAAATAATCCACCGATTCAAAAAGCTGCTCCGCAACAGAGAGATGTTCCACTTCATCCTCGCATTAAGAATGTTATTTTAGTTTCATCTGGAAAGGGCGGTGTTGGTAAATCGACAACTACTGTCAATTTAGCACTTGCCTTGCAAAAAATGGGGCTTAAGGTTGGGGTATTGGATGCTGATATTTATGGCCCAAGTATTCCGACAATGCTAGGCAATGCAGGTAAAACGCCACTTATTGAAAGTGAAAATTTTGTACCGTTAGATGCTTACGGTATGGCTGTACTTTCTATTGGGCATCTAACTGGTGATAACAACACACCTGTTGCATGGCGTGGACCAAAGGCAACCGGCGCTCTAATGCAATTGTTTAATCAAACACTTTGGCCAGATTTAGATGTGCTCATGATTGATATGCCACCAGGTACTGGTGATATTCAACTCACGCTTGCACAGCGTATTCCAGTTACAGGTTCAATCATTGTGACTACGCCACAAAATGTTGCTTTATTAGATGCGACCAAAGGAATTGAGTTATTTAATAAAGTTGGCATTCCGGTATTAGGTGTTGTTGAGAACATGTCGACTCATATTTGCTCAAACTGTGGGCATGAAGAGCAAATTTTTGGTATCGGTGGTGGTGATAAGCTTTCCGAGCAATACCATATTCCATTGCTAGGCCGTTTGCCTTTAAATGCTCAAATACGTGAACATGCGGATCAGGGCAAACCGAGTGTGGTTGTAATGGATGACGCAGCTGATAGCTATATCGATATTGCTAAAGCGGTGTGGCAACAGATTGAGAAAGTTCCTCAGCGTGCACGTGATGATAAGCGTATTTTCTAA
- the metG gene encoding methionine--tRNA ligase, translating into MRKILVTNALPYANGPIHMGHLLGYIQADIWVRAMRAMGHDVTYVCADDAHGTAIMLRAEANGISPEEQIANVQKEHIRDFDGFGVHFDHYDSTHSDANKARSTDIYIKNREAGNIAVRPVTQLFDPEKGMFLSDRFIKGTCPKCKSEDQYGDSCEVCGTTYNATELLNPRSTLSGATPVEKSSDHYFFKLPNFAEYLQKWTRDEGRLPVSIANKLDEWFEAGLADWDISRDAPYFGFEIPDAPNKYFYVWVDAPIGYMSSFENYIKTKRPDLNFDDFWKKDSQNDVYHFIGKDIVYFHALFWPAMLEGANYRTPTGLFVNGFLTVNGQKMSKSRGTFIKAETYLQHLNPEYLRYYFASKLSDKVEDSDLNLDDFVQKVNSDLVGKVVNIASRCAKFINSNFNNTLSADCAESDLVQSFIDAGDSIAAAYEAREFSTAIREIMALADRANQYIDEKKPWALAKQEGQEQQVLDVCSVGINLFRQLAVYLAPVLPTLAQQVQDFLKLESFDFESRKQVLLSHEIAQFQPLMQRVDPKAVAAMVDASKESLGAPAPQATKAAKKEKSAEKKAAPTPAVGEAEIIGIEDFLKVDLRVAQVVEAGTVEGSDKLLQLTLDVGEAEPRNVFSGIRSQYAPEDLKGKLVVMVANLAPRKMRFGISNGMVLAAGNGEGIFIISPDSGAKPGDKVS; encoded by the coding sequence GTGCGTAAAATTTTAGTCACTAATGCCCTCCCTTATGCTAATGGTCCAATTCATATGGGTCATTTACTCGGTTACATCCAGGCAGATATCTGGGTTCGTGCCATGCGAGCAATGGGTCATGATGTGACTTATGTATGTGCGGATGATGCTCACGGTACTGCCATCATGCTACGTGCCGAAGCAAATGGTATAAGCCCAGAAGAACAAATTGCGAATGTTCAAAAAGAACACATCCGTGATTTTGACGGTTTTGGCGTACATTTCGATCATTACGATTCAACGCATAGCGATGCTAACAAAGCACGCTCAACAGATATCTATATTAAGAATCGTGAAGCTGGAAATATTGCAGTTCGTCCTGTAACTCAATTATTTGACCCAGAAAAAGGTATGTTCTTATCTGACCGTTTCATTAAGGGTACGTGCCCCAAATGTAAGTCAGAAGATCAATACGGCGACTCATGTGAAGTCTGCGGTACCACTTATAATGCGACCGAGTTACTTAACCCTCGTTCGACTTTAAGTGGTGCAACACCAGTTGAAAAATCATCAGATCACTATTTCTTCAAACTTCCTAACTTCGCTGAATATTTGCAGAAATGGACCCGTGATGAAGGACGTTTACCAGTTTCGATTGCAAACAAACTTGATGAATGGTTTGAAGCTGGTTTAGCAGACTGGGATATTTCTCGCGATGCCCCTTATTTTGGTTTTGAAATTCCAGATGCGCCAAATAAATATTTCTATGTTTGGGTAGATGCCCCAATCGGTTATATGTCTAGTTTTGAAAACTACATCAAAACTAAACGCCCAGATTTAAACTTTGATGATTTCTGGAAAAAAGATAGCCAAAACGATGTTTATCACTTTATTGGTAAAGACATTGTTTATTTCCATGCTTTATTCTGGCCTGCAATGCTTGAAGGCGCGAACTACCGCACTCCAACTGGCTTGTTTGTAAACGGTTTCTTGACTGTAAATGGCCAAAAAATGTCTAAGTCACGTGGTACTTTCATTAAGGCTGAGACTTACTTACAGCATTTAAACCCAGAATATTTACGCTATTACTTTGCTTCTAAGCTTTCAGATAAAGTTGAAGACTCTGACTTGAACCTTGATGATTTTGTTCAAAAAGTAAATTCAGACTTAGTTGGTAAAGTTGTCAATATTGCTAGCCGCTGTGCGAAGTTCATCAATAGCAACTTTAACAATACTTTATCTGCTGACTGTGCAGAATCTGACTTAGTACAAAGTTTTATTGATGCAGGTGATTCAATTGCGGCTGCTTATGAAGCACGTGAATTCTCTACAGCTATTCGTGAAATTATGGCGCTAGCTGACCGTGCAAACCAATATATTGACGAGAAAAAGCCTTGGGCACTTGCTAAACAAGAAGGTCAAGAACAACAAGTTCTTGATGTATGTTCGGTTGGTATCAACTTATTCCGTCAATTAGCGGTTTACTTAGCTCCAGTTCTGCCAACTTTAGCTCAGCAAGTTCAAGATTTCTTAAAACTTGAAAGCTTCGATTTCGAGTCACGTAAACAAGTTCTGTTAAGCCATGAAATTGCGCAGTTCCAACCTCTTATGCAGCGTGTTGATCCAAAAGCTGTTGCAGCTATGGTTGATGCTTCTAAAGAGTCTTTAGGTGCTCCTGCTCCACAAGCAACTAAAGCAGCGAAAAAAGAGAAATCTGCCGAGAAAAAAGCAGCCCCTACTCCAGCAGTGGGTGAAGCTGAAATTATCGGTATTGAAGATTTCTTAAAAGTTGACTTACGTGTGGCTCAGGTCGTGGAAGCAGGTACAGTTGAAGGTTCAGATAAGTTACTTCAACTTACTTTAGACGTTGGTGAAGCTGAACCACGCAATGTATTCAGTGGTATTCGTAGCCAATACGCACCAGAAGACCTCAAAGGTAAATTAGTCGTGATGGTTGCTAACCTCGCACCACGTAAAATGCGTTTTGGTATTTCAAACGGTATGGTACTTGCTGCTGGAAATGGTGAAGGTATTTTCATTATTTCTCCAGATAGCGGTGCAAAACCTGGCGATAAAGTTTCTTAA
- a CDS encoding calcium-binding protein — MSNPIIKLLVGCIIYCIFNVVSACEPASLDWELFQEKYDVNHDGMYSLKEFQRVENFYPYNWPSDKRFQGENKQTELFNYLDENKNGYLTNEELGNIHVLFNNPCEGWPWS; from the coding sequence GTGAGCAATCCAATTATTAAGTTATTGGTAGGGTGTATCATTTATTGCATTTTTAATGTGGTAAGTGCTTGCGAACCTGCCTCTTTAGATTGGGAGCTTTTTCAGGAAAAGTACGATGTAAATCATGACGGAATGTATAGCTTAAAAGAATTTCAAAGGGTTGAAAATTTCTATCCGTATAACTGGCCGAGCGATAAACGCTTTCAAGGTGAAAACAAGCAAACAGAGCTATTTAATTATTTGGATGAAAATAAGAATGGTTATTTAACAAATGAGGAATTAGGAAACATACATGTTTTGTTTAATAATCCTTGTGAAGGGTGGCCATGGTCGTAA
- a CDS encoding NF038215 family lipoprotein produces the protein MKKLMVSISVVFLILTTGCEMRTMSKQQPANERTMSIVGTPVHEKDYKISDLQANNREQSNY, from the coding sequence ATGAAAAAACTAATGGTGAGCATTTCTGTAGTTTTTCTCATCTTAACTACAGGATGTGAGATGAGAACGATGAGCAAGCAGCAACCAGCAAATGAACGGACCATGAGTATTGTTGGTACACCTGTGCACGAAAAAGACTATAAGATTTCCGACTTACAAGCCAATAATCGTGAGCAATCCAATTATTAA
- a CDS encoding LysE family translocator: protein MFESLIPLFSIAMALMLGAISPGPSFIYVAQNSISKSRKHGLFTALGTGTGAALFGLLAVMGLQAVLLAVPSAYLILKIGGGLYLLWLAFKIIKHAKEPIAMENDGKSKMTYKQAYRYGLITQLSNPKIAVVLASVFTALLPKEIPNYYYVALPVICFMIDAGWYSCVAMLLSSEKPRKMYLKAKTGVDRVAGSIVTLLGLKLIFFK from the coding sequence ATGTTTGAGTCCCTTATTCCTCTTTTTTCAATTGCTATGGCATTGATGCTTGGAGCAATAAGCCCTGGGCCAAGCTTTATTTATGTAGCGCAAAATTCAATTTCTAAATCACGTAAACATGGGTTGTTTACAGCATTAGGGACGGGGACTGGCGCAGCTCTTTTTGGTCTATTAGCAGTTATGGGGTTACAAGCAGTTTTGTTGGCGGTACCTTCTGCTTACTTAATTTTAAAAATTGGTGGTGGGCTTTATTTGCTTTGGCTAGCTTTTAAAATTATTAAACATGCCAAAGAACCTATTGCGATGGAAAACGACGGCAAATCGAAAATGACTTATAAACAAGCATATCGATATGGCTTAATTACCCAGTTAAGTAATCCAAAAATCGCTGTTGTATTAGCCAGTGTATTTACTGCCTTGTTGCCAAAAGAAATCCCAAATTATTACTACGTCGCATTACCAGTGATTTGTTTTATGATTGATGCTGGTTGGTACTCATGTGTGGCAATGCTGTTATCTTCAGAAAAACCTAGAAAAATGTATTTGAAAGCAAAAACTGGCGTTGATCGAGTTGCTGGGAGTATTGTTACTCTACTAGGTTTAAAGCTTATCTTTTTCAAGTAA
- a CDS encoding TetR/AcrR family transcriptional regulator, whose translation MSKRQKIAAQNRDELLNAAEECFRIHGINVPLQVVIDHAGVGRATFYRNFGDRKALINALLERAITQLEQKAAYFQQFEDGLFRLIEGHIGQLPKLAILQDFWRVIDRQDPIMLKIYERRNNALNPLIENAIEQKLCRADLTADDYAMINAMLGSSFQGHEPEEQTRLAKRAIELLFQGIQIQKIRGIE comes from the coding sequence ATGAGTAAACGTCAAAAAATTGCTGCCCAGAATCGGGATGAATTACTCAATGCAGCCGAAGAATGCTTTCGTATTCATGGTATTAACGTCCCTTTACAGGTTGTAATTGATCATGCTGGTGTCGGCAGAGCAACGTTCTATCGTAACTTTGGTGATCGCAAAGCTTTAATTAACGCCCTTTTAGAACGTGCGATTACACAGCTAGAGCAAAAAGCAGCTTATTTTCAACAATTCGAGGATGGTTTATTTCGTTTAATTGAAGGACATATTGGACAACTTCCTAAACTTGCAATTTTGCAAGATTTTTGGAGAGTGATTGATCGACAAGATCCAATTATGTTAAAAATTTATGAACGGCGGAATAATGCACTTAACCCACTGATTGAAAATGCGATAGAACAAAAATTGTGCCGAGCTGATCTCACTGCTGATGACTATGCAATGATCAATGCAATGTTAGGTTCTTCATTTCAAGGACATGAGCCAGAAGAACAGACTCGCTTAGCAAAACGAGCAATTGAATTACTGTTTCAAGGTATTCAAATACAAAAAATTCGAGGGATAGAATGA
- the emrB gene encoding MFS transporter, whose product MSKTPRYLETPPDWTPEEQPTLPGSPAAIAHSVPKRFIYFFIGLFVALSASLSNGFITANLPLIQGEYGLTPSEAAWLPAAYVMANVSSNLILFKARQQYGLRVFSEIGLVIFIAVLVLHIFVHTYEMALFARVVAGLAGAPLSSLGMYYTMQAFKKADMAKGIYIAFGFQQLGVPLAWIISPFLVNTDSWSVLYTFELGLALCCLAMVVSLKLPRSLRIYVFEKQDFFTFALLAPGFACLCIVLTQGPILWWFNSQWLAYVLIAGFSLVVLGLLYEHYRANPLIMTRWLGAASTLRFIFGAFAIRLLMSEQSYAAVNFLKTMGMGPDQFVPLYVVILVGILSGTLFSALTFSRERIIFHLLFAEFLILVACGLDYHLTSDVRPVNFFASQFLVGFAGGLFIGPLLLIGFAQTLAKGPSYVVTFIVLFSATQTFGGLVGSSFFSTYQQHRTQNYQAEIIKDLEQADPLVAQRLSTYQHSASVTTTDPALQTAQSMRSLNQVVTREAQVRAYNDVIALNGIFAVALLLWGGFNIARSKYLQRRGISRP is encoded by the coding sequence ATGAGTAAAACGCCTCGTTATTTAGAAACACCACCCGACTGGACCCCAGAAGAGCAACCGACTCTACCAGGTTCACCGGCAGCTATTGCACATTCTGTACCTAAACGGTTTATTTATTTTTTTATCGGTTTATTTGTCGCTCTTTCAGCAAGCTTAAGTAATGGTTTTATTACGGCGAATTTACCTTTAATTCAAGGTGAGTATGGACTGACGCCTTCCGAGGCTGCTTGGCTACCTGCGGCCTATGTTATGGCAAACGTTAGCTCAAACCTGATTTTATTCAAAGCCAGACAACAGTATGGACTGAGAGTATTTTCAGAAATAGGACTCGTGATTTTTATTGCGGTTCTGGTCTTACATATTTTTGTGCATACCTATGAAATGGCGCTATTTGCTCGGGTTGTGGCCGGTTTAGCTGGCGCGCCACTGAGCTCATTAGGCATGTATTACACCATGCAAGCTTTTAAAAAAGCAGACATGGCAAAAGGAATATATATTGCCTTCGGTTTCCAGCAACTCGGCGTACCATTGGCTTGGATTATTTCTCCATTTCTTGTAAATACAGACAGTTGGTCTGTCCTATATACGTTTGAGCTCGGCTTAGCACTTTGTTGTTTAGCCATGGTTGTTTCATTGAAGTTACCACGTAGCTTACGAATTTATGTTTTTGAGAAGCAAGATTTTTTTACCTTTGCTTTACTCGCTCCTGGCTTTGCCTGTTTATGTATTGTGCTCACACAAGGCCCAATTTTATGGTGGTTTAATAGCCAGTGGCTTGCTTACGTATTAATTGCAGGTTTTAGCTTAGTTGTTCTTGGGTTGCTCTATGAACACTATCGTGCCAATCCATTAATTATGACGCGTTGGTTAGGTGCTGCTTCAACCTTACGTTTCATTTTTGGTGCTTTTGCTATTCGGCTTTTAATGTCAGAACAAAGCTATGCAGCGGTTAACTTCTTAAAAACAATGGGGATGGGTCCAGACCAATTTGTTCCACTCTATGTTGTCATCTTGGTGGGGATTTTAAGTGGAACTCTTTTTAGTGCCCTGACTTTTTCACGCGAAAGAATTATCTTCCACTTACTTTTTGCAGAGTTTTTAATTTTAGTCGCGTGTGGACTAGATTATCACTTAACCAGTGATGTCCGACCTGTCAATTTCTTTGCAAGCCAGTTTTTAGTCGGCTTTGCTGGTGGTCTATTTATTGGCCCATTACTGCTTATTGGCTTTGCACAGACACTTGCTAAAGGTCCATCTTATGTCGTTACCTTTATCGTATTATTTTCTGCAACCCAAACTTTCGGTGGTCTTGTCGGGTCTTCATTCTTTTCAACCTATCAACAACACCGCACGCAAAACTATCAAGCCGAGATTATTAAAGATTTAGAACAAGCAGACCCTCTAGTCGCTCAAAGACTCTCTACCTATCAACACAGTGCATCAGTTACTACGACTGACCCAGCATTACAAACAGCACAATCCATGCGTTCGCTTAATCAGGTGGTCACTCGTGAAGCCCAAGTGCGTGCCTACAATGATGTAATTGCATTAAACGGTATTTTTGCTGTCGCACTACTCTTGTGGGGTGGTTTTAATATTGCACGAAGTAAATATTTACAACGTAGAGGAATTAGCCGTCCTTAA
- the hlyD gene encoding HlyD family secretion protein, with the protein MSDDQNKSEQTPAQAPANEPTPAPASKLIPTKRSTLLWMLGVLIVGILVILWAWRIGPFATSVQQTDNSYVKGKTTILSSQINGYVKDVVVKDFDHVKKGQVLMHIDATTYDQKVAQAASGVEQAKNTLANQTQSIAQKQADIVAAQAKVEQVRAQYDLSLAQLRRYQQLGNSGAASKSEQDKAAADAENNLAALKQAEANVLVAKEALKTAQVAEAGLEAQVSSAKAQLDQAQTTKDYSVIVAPMDGQLGEVNPRVGQYVAAGSQLLYLIPQQTWVIANFKETQIANMRIGQKAWFTVDAMKHKKFTGHVEQISPAAGSEFSVLKPDNATGNFTKVVQRIAVRITIDPNQEGMEHLRPGMSVVTSVDTSS; encoded by the coding sequence ATGTCAGATGATCAAAACAAATCGGAACAAACCCCTGCTCAGGCTCCTGCCAATGAGCCAACACCTGCACCTGCAAGTAAACTGATTCCGACAAAACGCTCAACTTTATTATGGATGTTAGGTGTTCTTATTGTCGGTATTTTAGTGATTTTATGGGCATGGAGAATCGGCCCTTTCGCAACGAGTGTTCAGCAAACTGACAATAGTTATGTAAAAGGTAAGACAACGATTTTATCGTCACAAATTAATGGCTACGTAAAGGATGTAGTTGTTAAGGACTTTGACCATGTCAAAAAGGGTCAAGTCCTCATGCATATCGATGCCACTACTTATGACCAAAAAGTAGCGCAAGCGGCCTCAGGGGTTGAACAAGCTAAAAATACTTTAGCCAATCAAACCCAGTCCATTGCTCAAAAACAAGCTGATATTGTGGCTGCACAAGCTAAAGTTGAACAAGTTAGAGCTCAATATGATCTCTCTTTAGCCCAACTTAGACGCTATCAACAGTTAGGAAATAGCGGAGCAGCCTCTAAATCTGAACAAGATAAAGCTGCTGCAGATGCTGAAAATAACCTTGCAGCCCTTAAACAGGCAGAGGCTAACGTTTTAGTTGCCAAAGAAGCACTTAAAACGGCACAAGTCGCAGAAGCAGGTTTAGAAGCACAAGTTTCCAGCGCTAAAGCACAATTAGATCAGGCACAAACTACCAAAGATTACAGTGTCATTGTTGCACCAATGGATGGTCAACTTGGTGAGGTGAACCCTCGTGTTGGGCAATATGTAGCAGCAGGCTCCCAATTACTCTACCTCATCCCACAGCAAACTTGGGTAATCGCTAACTTCAAAGAGACCCAAATTGCTAATATGCGAATCGGTCAAAAAGCATGGTTCACAGTCGACGCCATGAAACATAAAAAATTTACAGGACATGTTGAACAGATCTCACCTGCTGCGGGTTCTGAGTTCAGTGTGTTAAAGCCTGATAATGCAACAGGAAACTTTACCAAAGTGGTTCAACGAATTGCGGTACGTATTACCATTGATCCAAATCAGGAAGGAATGGAACATTTACGCCCTGGCATGTCAGTGGTTACTTCTGTCGATACAAGTTCGTAA